A section of the Phaseolus vulgaris cultivar G19833 chromosome 8, P. vulgaris v2.0, whole genome shotgun sequence genome encodes:
- the LOC137825866 gene encoding uncharacterized protein, translated as MVLSSLIIPPKSDGYICSDRCMDLQNTDHVVDNQETYGNEAKAMNNTNRKENRVFPPPIPLLARTQNLAAHMPWVLKRYYTSEGRLILKEKKVKHHEYFRAHRANGRLTLHLVNVSYDDCEEYFEETDPTSPHEEVCINNVTHDHTDIVSASNDKFDDVEEENVSSNSSVADEFSLEHDRDVVLDNGSGRVKLLNCTSVRSGPACNIFGVPLTASH; from the coding sequence ATGGTCTTGAGTAGCCTCATAATCCCTCCAAAGAGTGACGGCTATATATGCAGTGACAGATGCATGGACCTCCAAAACACAGACCATGTTGTAGATAACCAAGAGACCTATGGGAATGAGGCCAAGGCCATGAACAACACCAACAGGAAAGAGAACCGAGTTTTCCCTCCCCCAATACCTTTGCTAGCTCGAACTCAGAACTTGGCCGCACACATGCCGTGGGTGTTGAAGAGGTACTACACAAGCGAGGGAAGGCTGATTCTGAAGGAGAAGAAGGTGAAACACCATGAGTACTTTCGCGCACACAGAGCCAATGGTCGACTCACATTGCACCTTGTTAACGTTTCCTATGATGACTGTGAGGAGTACTTTGAAGAAACAGATCCAACTAGTCCACATGAAGAGGTTTGTATTAATAACGTTACTCATGATCACACTGACATTGTTAGTGCTAGTAATGATAAGTTTGATGATGTTGAAGAGGAGAATGTGAGTAGCAATAGCAGTGTTGCTGATGAGTTTTCTTTGGAACATGATAGGGATGTTGTACTAGATAATGGCAGTGGTAGAGTGAAGCTTTTGAACTGCACCAGTGTAAGATCAGGTCCAGCATGTAACATTTTTGGGGTGCCACTCACTGCATCCCATTAG